A genome region from Triticum aestivum cultivar Chinese Spring chromosome 2B, IWGSC CS RefSeq v2.1, whole genome shotgun sequence includes the following:
- the LOC123046411 gene encoding uncharacterized protein, with amino-acid sequence MDELGAGAGKKGKAWPWWLGASAAQITGALVWFRRGKGGSDMTMPFRAFAVASLFVGAGATTVTAGVSAAGVGSVEEMKGLGARIRKWSRVPPRRVEGGE; translated from the exons atggatgaGCTGGGTGCAGGCGCCGGGAAGAAGGGCAAGGCATGGCCCTGGTGGCTTGGAGCGAGTGCAGCGCAGATCACCGGCGCGCTGGTTTGGTTCCGGCGAGGCAAGGGCGGCAGCGACATGACGATGCCGTTCAGAGCGTTCGCCGTCGCCTCGCTCTTCGTCGGCGCCGGCGCCACGACCGTCACCGCCGGAGTGTCCGCGGCGGGCGTCGGATCG GTGGAGGAGATGAAGGGCTTGGGCGCGAGGATCCGGAAGTGGAGCAGAGTTCCTCCTCGCCGGGTGGAGGGAGGCGAGTAG
- the LOC123046410 gene encoding probable isoaspartyl peptidase/L-asparaginase 3 isoform X1 has protein sequence MARSNPGLLLGLLLLRLNWCLAVDGGGAEEGGGVFPVVVSTWPFREAVRAAWDVVKTGGAGGSAVDAVVAGCSACEELRCDGTVGPGGSPDEKGETTLDALIMNGKTMEIGAVAAMRYVKDAIMAAKLVMEHTGHTLLVGEKATSFAISMGLAGPTNLSSPESIEKWSNWRQNNCQPNFWKNVAPAGNCGPYHPINIPKDPVKSAVWENQGITCQEWLQNDNLLEPTSSHFNSVNRHNHDTISMAVIDKMGHVAVGTSTNGATFKIPGRNTTRSFLLICISTSEILWVGDGPIPGSSAYGDDEVGACGATGDGDIMMRFLPCYQVVESMRLGMEPRDAAVDAISRIARKYPDFVGAVFALNKKGVHAGACHGWTFQYSVRNSSMQDVEVITVTP, from the exons ATGGCTCGGAGCAACCCGGGGCTTCTCCTGGGGCTCCTGCTGCTGCGGCTCAATTGGTGCTTG GCCGTGGATGGCGGAGGCGCGGAGGAAGGGGGCGGCGTGTTTCCGGTGGTGGTGAGCACCTGGCCGTTCCGGGAGGCGGTCAGGGCGGCGTGGGACGTGGTGAAAACCGGCGGCGCAGGGGGGTCGGCTGTGGATGCCGTCGTCGCTGGCTGCTCCGCCTGCGAGGAGCTCCGCTGCGATGGCACAG TTGGTCCAGGTGGAAGTCCAGATGAGAAGGGTGAAACTACCTTAGATGCTCTTATCATGAATGGG AAAACAATGGAAATTGGAGCTGTGGCTGCCATGAGATATGTGAAGGATGCAATTATGGCAGCAAAGTTGGTCATGGAGCACACTGGGCATACTCTTCTTGTTGGAGAGAAGGCAACATCCTTTGCAATTTCAATGGGTCTTGCAGGACCAACTAACCTGAGTTCACCAGAGTCAATTGAGAAATGGTCAAATTGGAGACAGAATAATTGCCAACCTAACTTTTGGAAAAATGTTGCTCCTGCTGGCAACTGTGGTCCATACCATCCTATAAATATACCTAAGGACCCTGTTAAAAGTGCTGTATGGGAGAATCAAGGAATCACCTGTCAGGAATGGCTCCAAAATGATAATTTACTAGAACCGACAAGCTCCCATTTCAACTCTGTTAATCGTCACAACCATGACACAATCTCTATGGCCGTCATTGACAAG ATGGGTCATGTAGCAGTTGGCACATCAACTAATGGTGCCACGTTCAAAATTCCAGGAAG GAATACTACTCGAAGCTTCCTTTTGATATGTATATCAACTTCTGAAATACTCTG GGTAGGTGATGGACCAATACCAGGATCTTCTGCatatggtgatgatgaagttgggGCTTGTGGAGCTACTGGTGACGGTGATATTATGATGCGCTTCCTTCCATG TTATCAAGTGGTGGAGAGCATGCGACTTGGAATGGAGCCTCGAGATGCTGCCGTGGATGCGATATCCAGAATTGCTCGTAAGTACCCAGATTTTGTTGGTGCTGTATTTGCGCTTAACAAGAAAGGAGTGCATGCTGGGGCGTGCCATGGATGGACCTTTCAGTATTCTGTCAGGAATTCCAGCATGCAGGATGTGGAGGTCATCACAGTAACACCTTAA
- the LOC123046410 gene encoding probable isoaspartyl peptidase/L-asparaginase 3 isoform X2, with product MARSNPGLLLGLLLLRLNWCLAVDGGGAEEGGGVFPVVVSTWPFREAVRAAWDVVKTGGAGGSAVDAVVAGCSACEELRCDGTVGPGGSPDEKGETTLDALIMNGKTMEIGAVAAMRYVKDAIMAAKLVMEHTGHTLLVGEKATSFAISMGLAGPTNLSSPESIEKWSNWRQNNCQPNFWKNVAPAGNCGPYHPINIPKDPVKSAVWENQGITCQEWLQNDNLLEPTSSHFNSVNRHNHDTISMAVIDKMGHVAVGTSTNGATFKIPGRVGDGPIPGSSAYGDDEVGACGATGDGDIMMRFLPCYQVVESMRLGMEPRDAAVDAISRIARKYPDFVGAVFALNKKGVHAGACHGWTFQYSVRNSSMQDVEVITVTP from the exons ATGGCTCGGAGCAACCCGGGGCTTCTCCTGGGGCTCCTGCTGCTGCGGCTCAATTGGTGCTTG GCCGTGGATGGCGGAGGCGCGGAGGAAGGGGGCGGCGTGTTTCCGGTGGTGGTGAGCACCTGGCCGTTCCGGGAGGCGGTCAGGGCGGCGTGGGACGTGGTGAAAACCGGCGGCGCAGGGGGGTCGGCTGTGGATGCCGTCGTCGCTGGCTGCTCCGCCTGCGAGGAGCTCCGCTGCGATGGCACAG TTGGTCCAGGTGGAAGTCCAGATGAGAAGGGTGAAACTACCTTAGATGCTCTTATCATGAATGGG AAAACAATGGAAATTGGAGCTGTGGCTGCCATGAGATATGTGAAGGATGCAATTATGGCAGCAAAGTTGGTCATGGAGCACACTGGGCATACTCTTCTTGTTGGAGAGAAGGCAACATCCTTTGCAATTTCAATGGGTCTTGCAGGACCAACTAACCTGAGTTCACCAGAGTCAATTGAGAAATGGTCAAATTGGAGACAGAATAATTGCCAACCTAACTTTTGGAAAAATGTTGCTCCTGCTGGCAACTGTGGTCCATACCATCCTATAAATATACCTAAGGACCCTGTTAAAAGTGCTGTATGGGAGAATCAAGGAATCACCTGTCAGGAATGGCTCCAAAATGATAATTTACTAGAACCGACAAGCTCCCATTTCAACTCTGTTAATCGTCACAACCATGACACAATCTCTATGGCCGTCATTGACAAG ATGGGTCATGTAGCAGTTGGCACATCAACTAATGGTGCCACGTTCAAAATTCCAGGAAG GGTAGGTGATGGACCAATACCAGGATCTTCTGCatatggtgatgatgaagttgggGCTTGTGGAGCTACTGGTGACGGTGATATTATGATGCGCTTCCTTCCATG TTATCAAGTGGTGGAGAGCATGCGACTTGGAATGGAGCCTCGAGATGCTGCCGTGGATGCGATATCCAGAATTGCTCGTAAGTACCCAGATTTTGTTGGTGCTGTATTTGCGCTTAACAAGAAAGGAGTGCATGCTGGGGCGTGCCATGGATGGACCTTTCAGTATTCTGTCAGGAATTCCAGCATGCAGGATGTGGAGGTCATCACAGTAACACCTTAA